Proteins encoded together in one Streptomyces sp. TLI_171 window:
- the soxR gene encoding redox-sensitive transcriptional activator SoxR, with protein MAPSRHDVLTIGQLAERSGLATSALRYYESLGLIHSARTTGNQRRYPRSTLRRIAFVRAAQQVGLSLDEVRTALARLPEDRAPTHREWNSVATTWQSRIDRQIAELELMKAKLTGCIGCGCLSLTRCGLYNAGDRAATAGAGARYLLTRDPDAGPEPDRENRPGNSPVNSNV; from the coding sequence ATGGCACCCTCCCGGCACGACGTCCTCACCATCGGCCAACTCGCCGAGCGCAGCGGCCTCGCCACCTCCGCGCTGCGCTACTACGAGAGCCTCGGGCTGATCCACTCCGCCCGCACCACCGGGAACCAGCGCCGCTACCCGCGCTCCACGCTGCGCCGGATCGCCTTCGTCCGGGCCGCCCAGCAGGTGGGCCTCAGCCTCGACGAAGTCCGCACCGCCCTGGCCCGGCTCCCCGAGGACCGCGCACCCACCCATCGCGAATGGAACTCCGTCGCCACCACCTGGCAGAGCCGAATCGACCGGCAGATTGCCGAACTCGAGCTGATGAAAGCGAAGTTGACCGGCTGCATCGGCTGCGGGTGCCTCTCCCTGACCCGCTGCGGCCTCTACAACGCCGGCGACCGCGCCGCCACCGCGGGAGCGGGCGCCCGCTACCTGCTCACCCGCGACCCCGACGCCGGCCCCGAACCGGACCGGGAGAACCGACCGGGGAATTCACCCGTAAATTCGAACGTCTGA
- a CDS encoding SAM-dependent methyltransferase, translated as MTDHQEISLDWMSGDQTPPPSAELRPEIPHPARMYDYYLGGKDNFPADRAAADQVLALSPLVRISAQANRAFLQRAVRTLAELGVRQFLDIGTGIPSAGNTHEIAQSVDPSARVAYLDNDPIVLVHGRALLAGAQQGSVSVLQADLREPKSILADPAVRGLLDLEQPVALQLFAILHFIDDADDPYAIVRTLVDALPSGSYLALSHATGDFVPREDAEKGPAVYRSATAQLTMRTREQVLGFFDGLELLEPGLVTAPLWRPDQPPQDTDGQVAIWAGVARKP; from the coding sequence ATGACCGACCATCAGGAAATCTCGCTCGACTGGATGTCCGGCGACCAGACCCCGCCGCCGTCCGCCGAGTTGCGCCCGGAGATTCCGCACCCGGCCCGGATGTACGACTACTACCTCGGCGGCAAGGACAACTTTCCCGCCGACCGGGCCGCCGCCGACCAGGTGCTCGCGCTCAGCCCGCTGGTGCGGATCAGCGCCCAGGCCAACCGGGCCTTCCTGCAGCGGGCCGTGCGCACCCTCGCCGAGCTGGGCGTGCGCCAGTTCCTGGACATCGGCACCGGCATCCCGTCCGCCGGCAACACCCACGAGATCGCGCAGTCCGTCGACCCGTCCGCGCGGGTCGCGTACCTGGACAACGACCCGATCGTCCTGGTGCACGGCCGGGCCCTGCTGGCCGGCGCCCAGCAGGGCAGCGTCAGCGTGCTGCAGGCCGACCTGCGGGAGCCCAAGTCGATCCTCGCCGACCCCGCCGTGCGCGGCCTGCTCGACCTCGAACAGCCGGTCGCCCTGCAGCTGTTCGCGATCCTGCACTTCATCGACGACGCCGACGACCCGTACGCGATCGTCCGCACCCTGGTGGACGCGCTGCCCTCCGGCAGCTACCTGGCGCTCTCGCACGCCACCGGCGACTTCGTGCCCCGGGAGGACGCCGAGAAGGGTCCCGCCGTCTACCGCTCCGCCACCGCGCAGCTCACCATGCGCACCCGCGAGCAGGTGCTCGGCTTCTTCGACGGCCTGGAACTCCTGGAGCCCGGCCTGGTCACCGCCCCGCTCTGGCGGCCCGACCAGCCGCCGCAGGACACCGACGGCCAGGTCGCCATCTGGGCGGGCGTGGCCCGCAAGCCCTGA
- a CDS encoding sulfurtransferase: MTALPLPAPLVDADWLAAHLGHPDLVVLDAGVGAHRHAPVRIPGARPFDIDGALSDHSSPLPHTMPAAADFQRELRALGVGDRSTVVAYDGAGVYSSPRAWWMLHAMGFDRAAVLDGGLPAWQAAGHPVSTEQLPVAPGDFTARPRPGRLLDRDAVAAALTDPDTAVLDARAHDRFTGAAPEPRPHLRGGHLPGSTNLPFTDLLAADGRYLPLPALRERLAAATAGRPRLVASCGSGVTACVLAFAAHLAGHPSPTVYDGSWSDWARPETALPVVTGP; this comes from the coding sequence ATGACCGCACTGCCGCTGCCCGCCCCGCTGGTCGACGCCGACTGGCTGGCCGCCCACCTCGGCCACCCCGACCTGGTGGTCCTGGACGCGGGCGTGGGCGCGCACCGGCACGCCCCCGTACGCATCCCCGGGGCGCGGCCCTTCGACATCGACGGCGCGCTCTCCGACCACTCCTCCCCGCTGCCGCACACCATGCCCGCCGCCGCGGACTTCCAGCGCGAACTGCGCGCGCTCGGCGTCGGCGACCGCTCCACGGTGGTGGCGTACGACGGCGCCGGGGTGTACTCCAGCCCCCGCGCCTGGTGGATGCTGCACGCCATGGGCTTCGACCGGGCCGCCGTCCTGGACGGCGGACTGCCCGCCTGGCAGGCCGCCGGGCATCCCGTCAGCACCGAGCAACTCCCGGTCGCCCCGGGCGACTTCACCGCCCGCCCGCGCCCGGGCCGACTGCTCGACCGGGACGCCGTCGCGGCCGCCCTCACCGACCCCGACACCGCCGTCCTGGACGCCCGGGCCCACGACCGGTTCACCGGCGCCGCCCCCGAACCCCGTCCCCACCTGCGCGGCGGCCACCTGCCGGGCTCCACCAACCTCCCCTTCACCGACCTGCTCGCCGCCGACGGCCGCTACCTCCCGCTCCCCGCGCTGCGCGAACGCCTCGCCGCCGCCACCGCCGGCCGCCCCCGGCTGGTCGCCTCCTGCGGCTCCGGCGTCACCGCCTGCGTCCTCGCCTTCGCCGCCCACCTCGCCGGCCACCCCTCCCCCACCGTCTACGACGGCTCCTGGTCCGACTGGGCCCGCCCGGAGACCGCCCTCCCGGTGGTCACCGGCCCCTGA
- a CDS encoding MMPL family transporter: MAALPCGRRGKWVVLGLWLAVLVVFAPLAGKLMGAEDNQASSWLPANAESTRVLEAQRRFQPVETAQAVVVYQRDGGITVEDHAKAVRDAQEFAGAPHVTTPIVGPTASGDGKALQTVVPVQVGDTGWNNLGPAVDSLRATAAAGAQPGLVTHVTGPAGVAADQSKAFEGIDGTLLYATVTVVIVLLLLTYRSPVLWLLPLLSAGVALTVAEGVVYLFAAHAGLTVNAQSAGILIVLVLGAGTDYALLLTARYREELRRHQDRHEAMAAALHRAGPAILASSATVAASMLCLMVAEMNSTSGLGPVCAIGVAVALVAMLTLLPALLVAFGRWVFWPVRPAYGTPEPTRTGRWARIGGWIAGRPRKVWVGTSLALAACTLGLVSLNAAGLSSAGTFTGTPDSVTGQRTLAAHFPGGTGAPVSVVSAAGPLDAVRQAAASTPGIAGIGPTVERSGEAYFQATLTDPPDSAAARATVDRVRDAVHAVPDADAKVGGPTAVALDAGRAAAHDNKVVIPLVLAVVLLILAALLRAVVAPLVLIATVVLSYAAALGVSAFVFAHVFHFEGQDQAFPLFVFVFLVALGIDYNIFLMTRVREESGHLGTRRGAVAGLAATGGVITSAGLILAATFAVLGTLPVVAFAEIGFAVALGVLLDTLVVRSVLVTALTADLDHRMWWPGALSRAAPAQGPVTTGRAVSGRAQSDQEPS; the protein is encoded by the coding sequence ATGGCCGCGCTGCCGTGCGGGCGGCGCGGCAAGTGGGTGGTGCTCGGGCTGTGGCTGGCGGTGCTGGTGGTCTTCGCGCCGCTGGCGGGGAAGCTGATGGGGGCGGAGGACAACCAGGCGTCCAGCTGGCTGCCCGCGAACGCCGAGTCGACCCGGGTGCTGGAGGCGCAGCGGCGGTTCCAGCCGGTGGAGACCGCGCAGGCCGTGGTGGTGTACCAGCGGGACGGCGGCATCACCGTCGAGGACCACGCGAAGGCGGTGCGGGACGCCCAGGAGTTCGCCGGGGCCCCGCACGTGACGACGCCGATCGTCGGGCCGACCGCGTCCGGCGACGGGAAGGCGCTCCAGACGGTGGTGCCGGTGCAGGTCGGCGACACCGGGTGGAACAACCTCGGGCCGGCCGTGGACAGCCTGCGGGCGACCGCGGCGGCGGGCGCGCAGCCCGGGCTGGTGACGCACGTGACCGGACCGGCGGGCGTGGCCGCGGACCAGTCGAAGGCGTTCGAGGGCATCGACGGGACGCTGCTGTACGCGACCGTCACCGTGGTGATCGTGCTGCTGCTGCTCACCTACCGCAGCCCGGTGCTGTGGCTGCTGCCGCTGCTGTCGGCGGGCGTCGCGCTCACCGTCGCCGAGGGCGTGGTGTACCTGTTCGCCGCGCACGCGGGGCTGACCGTCAACGCGCAGAGTGCGGGCATCCTGATCGTGCTGGTGCTGGGTGCGGGCACCGACTACGCGCTGCTGCTGACGGCCCGGTACCGGGAGGAACTGAGGCGCCATCAGGACCGGCACGAGGCGATGGCGGCCGCCCTGCACCGGGCCGGGCCGGCGATCCTGGCGAGTTCGGCGACGGTCGCGGCGTCCATGCTGTGCCTGATGGTCGCGGAGATGAACTCCACCAGCGGCCTGGGGCCGGTCTGCGCGATCGGCGTCGCGGTGGCGCTGGTGGCGATGCTGACCCTGCTGCCGGCGCTGCTGGTGGCGTTCGGCCGCTGGGTGTTCTGGCCGGTCCGGCCCGCGTACGGGACGCCCGAGCCGACCCGGACCGGCCGGTGGGCGCGGATCGGCGGCTGGATCGCCGGCCGTCCGCGCAAGGTGTGGGTGGGCACCTCGCTGGCGCTCGCCGCGTGCACCCTCGGGCTGGTGTCGCTGAACGCGGCCGGGCTGAGCTCGGCGGGGACGTTCACCGGCACGCCGGACTCCGTCACCGGGCAGCGGACGCTGGCCGCGCACTTCCCCGGCGGGACGGGCGCGCCGGTGTCGGTGGTGAGCGCCGCCGGGCCGCTGGACGCCGTCCGGCAGGCCGCCGCGAGCACGCCCGGGATCGCCGGGATCGGGCCGACGGTGGAACGCTCCGGCGAGGCGTACTTCCAGGCCACGCTGACCGACCCGCCGGATTCGGCGGCGGCGAGGGCCACCGTGGACCGGGTCCGGGACGCCGTGCACGCGGTGCCCGACGCCGACGCGAAGGTCGGCGGGCCGACCGCGGTGGCGCTGGACGCCGGGCGGGCCGCCGCGCACGACAACAAGGTGGTCATCCCGCTGGTGCTGGCCGTGGTGCTGCTGATCCTGGCCGCGCTGCTGCGGGCCGTGGTCGCGCCTCTGGTGCTGATCGCGACGGTGGTGCTCAGCTACGCGGCGGCGCTCGGCGTCAGCGCGTTCGTCTTCGCGCACGTCTTCCACTTCGAGGGCCAGGACCAGGCGTTCCCGCTGTTCGTCTTCGTGTTCCTGGTGGCGCTCGGCATCGACTACAACATCTTCCTGATGACCCGGGTCCGGGAGGAGTCCGGGCACCTGGGGACCCGGCGCGGCGCGGTCGCCGGCCTGGCCGCCACCGGCGGAGTGATCACCTCCGCCGGGCTGATCCTGGCCGCGACCTTCGCGGTGCTCGGCACGCTGCCCGTGGTGGCGTTCGCCGAGATCGGCTTCGCCGTCGCCCTCGGCGTCCTGCTGGACACCCTGGTGGTGCGCTCCGTCCTGGTCACCGCCCTGACCGCCGACCTCGACCACCGGATGTGGTGGCCCGGCGCGCTGTCCCGGGCCGCGCCGGCTCAGGGGCCGGTGACCACCGGGAGGGCGGTCTCCGGGCGGGCCCAGTCGGACCAGGAGCCGTCGTAG
- the coaE gene encoding dephospho-CoA kinase yields the protein MLRIGLTGGIGAGKSEVSRQLAARGAVIVDSDLIAREVVAPGTPGLAAVVAEFGPGVLRADGSLDRPALGAIVFADPARRAKLNAIVHPLVRARSAELESAAGPDAIVVHDVPLLAENGLAPLYELVVVIDVPDQERLRRLVELRGMAEEEARARMAAQATREDRLKVADLVLDNSGDLNRLAGRVDELWEQLEQRRS from the coding sequence ATGCTGAGGATCGGACTGACCGGCGGGATCGGCGCGGGCAAGAGCGAGGTCTCCCGCCAACTGGCCGCACGGGGCGCGGTGATCGTCGACTCGGACCTGATCGCCCGTGAGGTGGTCGCCCCGGGGACGCCCGGACTGGCGGCCGTGGTGGCCGAGTTCGGGCCCGGGGTGCTGCGCGCGGACGGCTCGCTGGACCGGCCCGCGCTGGGCGCGATCGTGTTCGCCGACCCGGCCCGGCGGGCGAAGCTGAACGCCATCGTCCACCCCCTGGTGCGGGCCCGCTCCGCCGAGCTGGAGTCCGCCGCGGGGCCGGACGCGATCGTGGTGCACGACGTGCCGCTGCTCGCCGAGAACGGGCTCGCGCCGCTCTACGAGCTGGTCGTGGTGATCGACGTCCCCGACCAGGAACGGCTGCGCCGGCTGGTCGAGTTGCGCGGCATGGCCGAGGAGGAGGCCCGGGCCCGGATGGCCGCCCAGGCGACCCGCGAGGACCGGCTGAAGGTGGCCGACCTGGTGCTCGACAACAGCGGCGACCTGAACCGACTGGCCGGCCGCGTCGACGAGTTGTGGGAGCAGCTGGAGCAGCGCCGCTCCTAG
- a CDS encoding alkaline phosphatase family protein translates to MSSLWPAGPRRVLVVGIDGVRLDLLPGLRTPHLDAVAAAGFLSPVEVDAATPTMSGPCWATIATGVGVAKHGVYGNHLGGHRLDVFPDFTTRLAKTHRRRTFAVGGWEPLFLARDGGPLFAAPARLSYIAPLEDTPEAWEVCDERVTAEAEYVLARSDDDPQATFVYLGAVDETAHFRGCGEDYRRSIETADARLGRLLAALRERPTHAAEEWTVIVVTDHGHVDAGGHGGRTRLERTAWIAAAGPDITPGAPVGPLHHTDVAAHVYAALQITPDPHWTLDGRPFTAVSPVA, encoded by the coding sequence GTGTCCAGCCTCTGGCCCGCCGGCCCGCGCCGGGTCCTGGTCGTCGGCATCGACGGCGTCCGCCTCGACCTCCTCCCCGGCCTGCGCACCCCGCACCTGGACGCGGTCGCCGCCGCCGGCTTCCTCTCCCCGGTCGAGGTCGACGCGGCCACCCCCACCATGTCCGGCCCCTGCTGGGCGACCATCGCCACCGGCGTCGGCGTCGCCAAGCACGGCGTCTACGGCAACCACCTGGGCGGCCACCGGCTCGACGTGTTCCCCGACTTCACCACCCGGCTGGCCAAGACCCACCGCCGCCGCACCTTCGCCGTCGGCGGCTGGGAACCGCTCTTCCTGGCCCGCGACGGCGGCCCGCTGTTCGCCGCCCCCGCCCGGCTCTCCTACATCGCCCCGCTGGAGGACACCCCCGAGGCGTGGGAGGTCTGCGACGAACGCGTCACCGCCGAGGCCGAGTACGTGCTGGCGCGCTCCGACGACGACCCGCAGGCCACCTTCGTGTACCTCGGCGCCGTCGACGAGACCGCGCACTTCCGCGGCTGCGGCGAGGACTACCGCCGCTCGATCGAGACCGCCGACGCCCGGCTCGGCCGCCTGCTCGCCGCCCTCCGCGAACGCCCGACCCACGCCGCCGAGGAGTGGACCGTCATCGTGGTCACCGACCACGGCCACGTCGACGCCGGCGGCCACGGCGGCCGCACCCGCCTGGAGCGCACCGCCTGGATCGCCGCCGCCGGACCCGACATCACCCCCGGCGCGCCCGTCGGCCCGCTCCACCACACCGACGTCGCCGCCCACGTGTACGCCGCCCTGCAGATCACCCCCGATCCGCACTGGACGCTCGACGGCCGCCCCTTCACCGCCGTGAGCCCCGTCGCCTGA
- a CDS encoding MBL fold metallo-hydrolase, with translation MRLTKFGHACVRIEHAGGAVLIDPGMFSGPEVVAGVSALLITHEHADHFTEQQVRAAVEANPGLRVFTNGAVARQLEGIGARVTVVGDGDAFDLDGLPVTVHGEWHAEIHPDIPRIPNVGFLLGGRAFHPGDALTVPPDTVDTLLLPLGAPWLRAGDLVDYLRDARPRQAVAIHEATLSEAGQAIHGRLLGPQGPGTGGVEYRTLAAGESVELV, from the coding sequence ATGCGACTGACCAAGTTCGGCCATGCCTGCGTCCGGATCGAGCACGCGGGCGGGGCGGTGCTGATCGACCCCGGGATGTTCAGCGGACCCGAGGTGGTGGCGGGCGTGAGCGCGCTGCTGATCACCCACGAGCACGCCGACCACTTCACCGAGCAGCAGGTCCGGGCGGCCGTCGAGGCCAACCCGGGCCTGCGGGTGTTCACCAACGGGGCGGTGGCCCGGCAGCTGGAGGGCATCGGGGCGCGGGTGACGGTGGTCGGCGACGGCGACGCGTTCGACCTGGACGGGCTGCCGGTCACCGTGCACGGCGAGTGGCACGCGGAGATCCATCCCGACATCCCGCGGATCCCCAACGTCGGCTTCCTGCTGGGCGGCCGGGCGTTCCACCCCGGCGACGCGCTGACCGTCCCGCCGGACACCGTGGACACCCTGCTGCTGCCGCTCGGCGCGCCCTGGCTGCGGGCCGGCGACCTGGTCGACTACCTGCGGGACGCGCGGCCGCGGCAGGCGGTGGCGATCCACGAGGCGACGCTGAGCGAGGCGGGGCAGGCAATCCACGGCCGGCTGCTCGGTCCGCAGGGGCCGGGAACGGGCGGGGTGGAGTACCGGACGCTGGCGGCGGGGGAGTCGGTGGAGCTGGTCTGA
- a CDS encoding MMPL family transporter — protein sequence MLAFWAVVLAVGVLIGGRVFEGSVASTGSGGSESARGTSVVQAADPVKGTVTAVVDGPAVGDAAVKAAVEQASAEVAKLPGVASVADTYSTGGQLTAGDGKASLVNVRMADGSTTRQLGAVTDRLERITADGAHTVVGGDLVLQQEVKDQTAKDTRFGEIVTLPLTLIVMVLVFGGLAAAGLPGIGAIASVGGALLAMFGFSRIMDIDTSVLPIATVLGLGLSIDYALLMVNRFREERGHGATIAQGVERTSATAGRTVAFSGLTVAVALSGLFVFTSPVFRAVAVAGVSVVVIAVAAALTLVPALLGFMGSKIRTPTAPVPDEGFFSRTVRRVQKRAIPVMLACVALLLAAGAPFLGSEFRNSGADVLPKSFASRQVAESVQDRFAQQAPAAVQVVVEGTHQQAQSYADGVVAKLPGVSGVRAVTPVSDGVSTVDVLVKGDPQGAGAKQVVGELRDNRGGLDTYVTGDAASLVDFQHEIGSRGPWALGLVAAGTLVLLFMMTGSVVLPIKALLMNVLSLGASLGALTLVFQHGYFSSLLGFTPTGGLETVIPVLVFAFAFGLSMDYEVFLLSRIKELHDQGYDCAKSVELGLQRSGRIITSAGLLMVIVFAGFAAGQMLMVKQMGIALAVAVAVDATLVRTLLVPATMTLFGRLNWWAPAPLRRLHRIIGLSEHVELPPLAPAVLPAPRPAKQREPALVGAP from the coding sequence GTGCTGGCGTTCTGGGCCGTGGTGCTCGCGGTGGGGGTGCTGATCGGCGGGCGGGTGTTCGAGGGGTCGGTGGCGTCGACCGGCAGCGGGGGGTCGGAGTCGGCGCGCGGCACCTCGGTGGTGCAGGCGGCGGATCCGGTGAAGGGCACCGTGACGGCGGTGGTCGACGGGCCGGCGGTGGGCGACGCGGCGGTGAAGGCGGCGGTCGAGCAGGCGAGTGCGGAGGTGGCGAAGCTGCCGGGCGTGGCCTCGGTGGCGGACACGTACTCGACGGGCGGTCAGCTGACCGCGGGCGACGGCAAGGCGTCGCTGGTGAACGTGCGGATGGCGGACGGCTCGACGACCAGGCAGCTCGGCGCGGTCACGGACCGGCTGGAGCGGATCACCGCGGACGGCGCGCACACCGTGGTCGGCGGCGACCTGGTGCTGCAGCAGGAGGTGAAGGACCAGACCGCGAAGGACACCCGTTTCGGGGAGATCGTGACGCTGCCGCTCACCCTGATCGTGATGGTGCTGGTGTTCGGCGGCCTGGCCGCGGCGGGACTGCCGGGCATCGGGGCGATCGCCTCGGTGGGCGGGGCGCTGCTGGCGATGTTCGGGTTCAGCCGGATCATGGACATCGACACCTCCGTGCTGCCGATCGCGACGGTGCTGGGTCTGGGCCTGTCGATCGACTACGCGCTGCTGATGGTGAACCGGTTCCGGGAGGAGCGCGGCCACGGTGCGACGATCGCGCAGGGGGTGGAGCGGACCTCGGCGACGGCCGGCCGGACGGTGGCGTTCTCGGGGCTGACGGTGGCGGTGGCGCTGAGCGGCCTGTTCGTGTTCACCAGCCCGGTGTTCCGGGCGGTCGCGGTGGCGGGCGTGAGCGTGGTGGTGATCGCGGTGGCGGCGGCGCTGACGCTGGTGCCGGCGCTGCTGGGCTTCATGGGGTCGAAGATCAGGACGCCGACGGCGCCCGTCCCGGACGAGGGGTTCTTCTCGCGGACGGTGCGCCGGGTGCAGAAGCGCGCGATACCGGTGATGCTGGCCTGCGTGGCGCTGCTGCTGGCGGCCGGAGCGCCGTTCCTGGGTTCGGAGTTCCGCAACTCGGGGGCGGACGTGCTGCCGAAGAGCTTCGCGTCCCGGCAGGTCGCGGAGAGCGTGCAGGACCGGTTCGCGCAGCAGGCCCCGGCGGCGGTGCAGGTGGTGGTGGAGGGCACGCACCAGCAGGCGCAGAGCTACGCGGACGGCGTGGTGGCGAAGCTGCCGGGCGTCTCCGGGGTGCGGGCCGTGACGCCGGTGTCGGACGGGGTGTCGACCGTCGACGTGCTGGTGAAGGGCGATCCGCAGGGCGCCGGGGCGAAGCAGGTGGTCGGTGAGCTGCGCGACAACCGGGGCGGCCTGGACACGTACGTGACCGGGGACGCGGCCTCGCTGGTGGACTTCCAGCACGAGATCGGCTCGCGCGGGCCGTGGGCGCTGGGCCTGGTCGCGGCCGGGACGCTGGTCCTGCTGTTCATGATGACCGGGTCGGTGGTGCTGCCGATCAAGGCGCTGCTGATGAACGTGCTGTCGCTGGGGGCCTCGCTGGGTGCGCTCACCCTGGTGTTCCAGCACGGGTACTTCAGCTCGCTGCTCGGGTTCACCCCGACCGGCGGCCTGGAGACGGTGATCCCGGTCCTGGTGTTCGCTTTCGCGTTCGGGCTGTCGATGGACTACGAGGTGTTCCTGCTCTCGCGGATCAAGGAACTGCACGACCAGGGGTACGACTGCGCGAAGTCGGTGGAGCTCGGCCTGCAGCGCAGCGGTCGGATCATCACCTCGGCCGGGCTGCTGATGGTGATCGTGTTCGCCGGGTTCGCCGCCGGGCAGATGCTGATGGTCAAGCAGATGGGCATCGCGCTGGCGGTGGCCGTCGCGGTGGACGCCACCCTGGTCCGCACCCTGCTGGTGCCCGCCACCATGACGCTGTTCGGCCGGCTCAACTGGTGGGCGCCCGCGCCGCTGCGGCGCCTGCACCGGATCATCGGCCTCAGCGAGCACGTCGAACTGCCGCCGCTGGCCCCCGCGGTGCTGCCCGCGCCGCGCCCGGCGAAGCAGCGCGAGCCCGCGTTGGTGGGCGCGCCCTGA
- the rpsA gene encoding 30S ribosomal protein S1 — protein sequence MTSPTDTSVSTTPQVAVNDIGDADAFLAAIDETIKYFNDGDIVEGVIVKVDRDEVLLDIGYKTEGVIPSRELSIKHDVDPHEVVSVGDNIEALVLQKEDKEGRLILSKKRAQYERAWGTIEKIKEEDGIVTGTVIEVVKGGLILDIGLRGFLPASLVEMRRVRDLQPYVGKELEAKIIELDKNRNNVVLSRRAWLEQTQSEVRQTFLTTLQKGQVRSGVVSSIVNFGAFVDLGGVDGLVHVSELSWKHIDHPNEVVEVGQEVTVEVLDVDMDRERVSLSLKATQEDPWQQFARTHQISQVVPGKVTKLVPFGAFVRVDEGIEGLVHISELAERHVEIPEQVVQVGDEIFVKVIDIDLERRRISLSLKQANESLGADPASVEFDPTLYGMAASYDDQGNYIYPEGFDPEANDWLPGFEKQREEWERQYAEAQARFEQHQAQVIKSREADAAAAAEAGEEAPVSGGGGSYSSSSDEGSGALASDEALAALREKLAGGQS from the coding sequence ATGACGAGCCCCACCGACACCTCTGTCAGCACCACCCCGCAGGTTGCGGTCAACGACATCGGCGACGCGGACGCGTTCCTCGCCGCGATCGACGAGACCATCAAGTACTTCAACGATGGCGACATCGTTGAGGGCGTCATCGTGAAGGTCGACCGTGACGAGGTGCTCCTCGACATCGGTTACAAGACCGAGGGTGTCATCCCGTCCCGCGAGCTCTCGATCAAGCACGACGTCGACCCCCACGAGGTTGTCTCCGTTGGCGACAACATCGAGGCCCTGGTTCTCCAGAAGGAGGACAAGGAGGGTCGCCTGATCCTGTCCAAGAAGCGTGCGCAGTACGAGCGCGCCTGGGGCACGATCGAGAAGATCAAGGAAGAGGACGGCATCGTCACCGGTACCGTCATCGAGGTCGTCAAGGGTGGTCTCATCCTCGACATCGGCCTCCGCGGCTTCCTCCCGGCCTCGCTGGTCGAGATGCGCCGCGTCCGCGACCTCCAGCCCTACGTGGGCAAGGAGCTCGAGGCGAAGATCATCGAGCTGGACAAGAACCGCAACAACGTGGTCCTGTCCCGCCGCGCCTGGCTGGAGCAGACCCAGAGCGAGGTCCGCCAGACCTTCCTCACCACCCTGCAGAAGGGTCAGGTGCGCTCCGGCGTCGTCTCCTCGATCGTCAACTTCGGTGCGTTCGTCGACCTCGGCGGCGTCGACGGTCTGGTGCACGTCTCCGAGCTGTCCTGGAAGCACATCGACCACCCGAACGAGGTTGTCGAGGTCGGCCAGGAGGTCACCGTCGAGGTTCTCGACGTGGACATGGACCGCGAGCGCGTCTCCCTGTCGCTGAAGGCGACCCAGGAGGACCCGTGGCAGCAGTTCGCCCGGACCCACCAGATCTCGCAGGTCGTCCCGGGTAAGGTCACCAAGCTGGTTCCGTTCGGTGCGTTCGTCCGCGTGGACGAGGGCATCGAGGGCCTGGTCCACATCTCCGAGCTGGCCGAGCGCCACGTCGAGATCCCGGAGCAGGTCGTCCAGGTCGGCGACGAGATCTTCGTCAAGGTCATCGACATCGACCTCGAGCGTCGTCGCATCAGCCTCTCGCTGAAGCAGGCCAACGAGTCCCTCGGTGCCGACCCGGCGTCGGTCGAGTTCGACCCGACCCTGTACGGCATGGCTGCCTCGTACGACGACCAGGGCAACTACATCTACCCGGAGGGCTTCGACCCCGAGGCGAACGACTGGCTGCCCGGCTTCGAGAAGCAGCGCGAGGAGTGGGAGCGGCAGTACGCCGAGGCCCAGGCCCGCTTCGAGCAGCACCAGGCCCAGGTCATCAAGTCCCGCGAGGCGGACGCGGCTGCTGCCGCCGAGGCCGGCGAGGAGGCCCCGGTGTCCGGTGGCGGCGGTTCGTACTCCTCCAGCAGCGACGAGGGCTCCGGCGCGCTCGCTTCGGACGAGGCGCTCGCCGCGCTCCGCGAGAAGCTGGCCGGCGGCCAGAGCTGA